CTCGCAAAAGACCGGGAGAAAGCTTCCTTGCTCCAAGCGCAGATCAGGCCGCTGGTCAATGCAGTCTTCTCAGCAAAAAACCCAATACCGCTTGCGTATCTCTTCAATACTGCTGTGCGGTTGCCGCTTGTTGATCTCGAAATGATTGACCTTGCCAGAAAAGGGCAGCCAAGCATCCGGCATGAAATAGACGACATCATGTCTCGCTACACCCCAGAGCAGCTCGGCATCGACCTGAAAAAGTATAAGAACTCATAGACGTATCTATAAAGGGTTATTCTAAGGGTTTATCTTTCTCCTTCGCATCATCTAATCCTTGCTCCGTCAGGACTGTCAACAAAGACTTCTCCCGAGGAGGTTCTCAGCGCCTTGTCATGGAACAAAGCTTTCTTTCCCTTGACGCTCAGCCTCAGCCTCTTGAAGTCTTCGAATACTATCTCTTTCCTCTCGATAGCAGCTCCGACAACATACACCTGCTCGCCTTCCTTTCCTTGCGGCTCCAAAAGCCGAACCCGCTTGCCATCATCTGCTGCTAACAGCATTCCCTGGCTTTCAACTCCTCTGATCTTGGCATGCTGCAGATTCGTTACAACAACAATCCTCTTTCCCGGAAGCTTTTCTTTGGCATACTGGCCTTTCAATCCTGCGACCAGCTGCCGTTTTTCTAATCCGAGGTCAACCTGAACAACATACAGTTTGTCTGCATCGGGGTGGTCCTCAACTGAGAGAATTTTGCCGACCTTTAGGTCAAGCGGAAATTTTGAGCCTTCCGCCGAGAGCCTTTCTTTTCTCTCCTCAATCTTCTTGACAAGAATGGATGGCTTTGCAATTGCATGCTGCCTCATGCTGAAATTGATATCTCCCCATCCTAACCCTTTGAGATTCATCTGTCTTTGGAGCTCAGCGGAAAACCCAGGCAGCACCGGGCTTACCAGGATGCCCAGATCCTTTACAATATTCAGGCACAGGCCAACAGCAGCTTCTGCCCCCTTCCTGTCCTCTTTCAGCAGTTTCCACGGCTCGTGCTCCTGGAAATACTTGTTGCCCAAGGAAGACACAGCCATAATCTCCTTGATCGCCTCATTGGTGTTTGCATCCTGATACTGCTGCTTGATCTTTTTTGTTGATTCCTCAATACTCTTGATTATCTCCTCATCCTTTGCGGCTTCAGAGATATTCCCTCCAAAATGAGTGTCAATAAAGGAAAGAACCCGGTAGCAGAAATTTCCAAGGTTTGCAACGAGCTCGTTGTTCACAACCTCTGCGAACTCATCAAAATCCATATTCACGTCTGCCAACTTCTTGCTTAGCATCCTGGCGTAGTAGAATCTCAGGGATTCTGCATCGTATTGCTCGAGA
The genomic region above belongs to Candidatus Nanoarchaeia archaeon and contains:
- the metG gene encoding methionine--tRNA ligase, which encodes MSKIKPKKGQEKKTPKQIIVTSALPYANGPIHIGHMLEYIQTDIYVRALKLLGEDVVYCCADDSHGTAIELKAEELKTSPKKLIAEVLKEHRKDFADFGIGFDSYITTHSEQNQYFSDLIFSRLKDKGYIYIKDVENTYCQHCKRFLPDRYIRGTCPKCGAQDQYGDVCEKCNSSYKSTELIDAKCSICRNPPVLRSSSHYFFRLSIFSEKLRDWLRSNKSLQPETVNYILNWIKEGLKDWDISRDGPYFGFRIPGEENKFYYVWLDAPIGYIASFSAWIGDAQKAEEQWNKARIVHFIGKDIMYFHFLFWPAMLMGAGFSLPESIVVHGFLTVNGEKMSKSRGTFYTAREFLEQYDAESLRFYYARMLSKKLADVNMDFDEFAEVVNNELVANLGNFCYRVLSFIDTHFGGNISEAAKDEEIIKSIEESTKKIKQQYQDANTNEAIKEIMAVSSLGNKYFQEHEPWKLLKEDRKGAEAAVGLCLNIVKDLGILVSPVLPGFSAELQRQMNLKGLGWGDINFSMRQHAIAKPSILVKKIEERKERLSAEGSKFPLDLKVGKILSVEDHPDADKLYVVQVDLGLEKRQLVAGLKGQYAKEKLPGKRIVVVTNLQHAKIRGVESQGMLLAADDGKRVRLLEPQGKEGEQVYVVGAAIERKEIVFEDFKRLRLSVKGKKALFHDKALRTSSGEVFVDSPDGARIR